One genomic window of Campylobacter fetus subsp. fetus includes the following:
- a CDS encoding DUF945 family protein gives MRKIIYILLAVLTLCLIFQFYVCNYAKSMSNMILDSLKQNQNVVISNINQSNGIFSQNLSFDLDTKDLFLSSISKENNESLKINVNFKSSYFLFSILNGIDINGTVEVINPIDKKIISEIFGMNKPILISANTGLKSSNLDFKLQILPMNFQDEYSRLISDKIIFDVSLNGNKISKISFFGDDIKFSQSGLFVQLLNLEYSISYPSEINFADFDKYGIFDNNSKLNLSKVLVNSGLIGFNIDDISIISNLKTNNGIFDSNLNLDIKSLDSSGLSLNNINLITSVSSIDMEACRYIIEAATNNSSISDIENKLLDIVKRDPKFDITNFSFESKDGDKFAFDFSFWFDNARNMIKPKDILNYSNFTGNLITTNRLSSVSPWLLMTKSYEDYLIENGILIESGNGYKADFELSKNKDDIIFNSLVPLNSVLR, from the coding sequence ATGAGAAAAATCATATATATTTTATTAGCTGTTTTAACTCTGTGTTTAATTTTTCAATTTTATGTTTGCAACTATGCCAAATCTATGTCAAATATGATTCTAGACTCGCTTAAACAAAATCAAAATGTAGTTATTTCAAATATAAACCAAAGTAATGGTATTTTTAGCCAGAATTTATCATTTGATTTAGATACTAAAGATCTATTTTTGAGTAGTATTTCTAAAGAAAATAATGAAAGTTTAAAGATAAATGTAAATTTTAAAAGCAGTTATTTTCTATTTTCTATTTTAAACGGTATTGATATAAACGGTACTGTTGAGGTGATAAATCCTATTGATAAAAAAATTATTTCCGAAATTTTTGGTATGAATAAACCTATTTTGATATCTGCAAACACTGGATTAAAAAGTTCAAATTTAGATTTTAAACTCCAAATACTTCCTATGAATTTTCAAGATGAATATAGTCGGCTTATTAGTGATAAAATCATTTTTGATGTAAGTTTAAACGGCAATAAAATCAGTAAAATATCATTTTTCGGAGATGATATAAAATTTTCACAAAGCGGACTTTTTGTTCAGCTTTTAAATTTAGAATACTCTATAAGTTATCCGAGCGAAATAAATTTTGCCGATTTTGATAAGTATGGTATATTTGATAATAATTCTAAATTAAACTTGTCTAAAGTATTGGTAAATTCAGGACTCATCGGTTTTAATATAGACGATATTTCTATTATTAGTAATTTAAAAACCAATAATGGTATTTTTGATTCAAATTTAAATTTAGATATAAAATCGCTAGATAGTAGCGGTTTGAGTTTAAATAATATTAATTTAATTACCAGCGTAAGCTCGATAGATATGGAAGCTTGTCGGTATATTATAGAAGCCGCAACAAACAATAGCTCGATATCCGATATAGAAAATAAACTATTAGATATAGTTAAACGAGATCCAAAATTTGATATAACTAATTTTAGTTTTGAGAGCAAAGACGGAGATAAATTTGCGTTTGATTTTTCATTTTGGTTTGATAATGCACGAAATATGATAAAACCAAAAGATATTTTAAATTATTCAAATTTCACCGGAAATTTAATTACTACAAATAGGTTATCTAGCGTATCTCCATGGCTTTTAATGACGAAATCTTATGAAGATTATCTTATAGAAAACGGTATTTTGATTGAGTCTGGAAATGGCTATAAAGCAGATTTTGAGCTAAGCAAAAATAAAGATGATATAATATTTAACAGTTTAGTGCCTTTGAACTCGGTACTTCGTTGA
- the rny gene encoding ribonuclease Y, which produces MIEVVVGIGAGLIGIGAGYLVAKKINDANYSIFLEQAKAKAKAIEFEAESILKDAKVKVNEAEFEAKKRYEEKGSRLQKEYNQKLDDISKKEHAILNEQEILKNSKDELEKSQNQAKTLYEEGLNLKIAYQDKLSETLKVLEHVAGLTEDEAKNMVLRKVEEKSRAEIAHIVRKYEEEAKKEAKKRANYILAQATSRYAGEFAAERLINVVNIKNDELKGRIIGKEGRNIKTLEMVLGVDVIIDDTPHAIILSSFNLYRRAIATRVIELLVEDGRIQPARIEEIHKKVCDEFEASILEEGENILIDLGISKVHPEIVKLIGKLKFRASYGQNALAHSLEVAHLSGIIAAETGGDEKLAKRAGILHDIGKALTHEYEGSHVDLGAEICKRYKEHPVVINAIYAHHGHEEALSVECAAVCAADALSAARPGARREVLESFLKRVEEIESIAISKEGIKGAYAINAGREIRVIANAKLVNDDEAVLLAKEIAEEIQDKIQYPGEIKVNVIRELRAIEFAK; this is translated from the coding sequence ATGATAGAAGTTGTAGTAGGGATCGGCGCTGGACTCATCGGGATCGGCGCTGGATATCTTGTGGCTAAAAAGATAAATGATGCAAATTATAGTATCTTTTTAGAACAGGCAAAAGCAAAAGCAAAAGCCATAGAATTTGAAGCTGAAAGTATCTTAAAAGATGCTAAAGTTAAGGTAAATGAGGCTGAGTTTGAAGCTAAAAAACGTTATGAAGAAAAAGGCAGTAGACTTCAAAAGGAGTATAATCAAAAGCTAGATGATATCTCTAAAAAAGAGCATGCTATTTTAAATGAACAAGAAATTTTAAAAAATAGCAAAGACGAGTTAGAAAAATCTCAAAATCAAGCAAAAACTCTTTATGAGGAGGGTTTGAACTTGAAAATTGCATATCAAGATAAACTTAGCGAAACTTTGAAAGTACTAGAACATGTAGCAGGTCTCACTGAAGATGAGGCTAAAAATATGGTTTTAAGAAAAGTAGAAGAAAAAAGCAGAGCCGAAATAGCACATATCGTTAGAAAATACGAAGAAGAAGCGAAAAAAGAAGCGAAAAAAAGAGCAAATTATATATTAGCTCAAGCTACTAGCAGATATGCAGGAGAGTTTGCAGCTGAACGTTTAATAAATGTTGTAAATATCAAAAATGATGAGCTTAAAGGTCGTATTATAGGAAAAGAGGGCAGAAATATCAAAACTCTTGAAATGGTGCTTGGAGTAGATGTTATTATAGACGATACTCCTCATGCTATTATTTTGTCGAGTTTTAATCTATATAGACGAGCGATAGCTACTAGAGTGATTGAACTTTTGGTTGAAGATGGAAGAATTCAACCTGCAAGAATAGAAGAAATTCATAAAAAAGTCTGTGATGAGTTTGAAGCAAGTATACTTGAAGAAGGTGAAAACATTCTTATAGATCTTGGTATTAGCAAAGTTCATCCGGAAATTGTTAAATTGATAGGAAAACTTAAATTTAGAGCTAGTTATGGCCAAAATGCACTTGCTCATAGTCTCGAAGTTGCACATTTATCTGGCATTATAGCAGCAGAGACCGGCGGAGATGAAAAGTTGGCAAAAAGAGCCGGAATTTTACATGATATAGGAAAAGCTTTAACTCATGAATATGAAGGAAGTCATGTTGATTTAGGAGCCGAAATTTGCAAACGCTATAAAGAGCATCCGGTTGTCATAAATGCTATTTATGCTCACCATGGACATGAAGAGGCTTTAAGTGTAGAATGTGCCGCAGTATGTGCAGCGGATGCACTTTCTGCAGCACGTCCCGGAGCTAGAAGAGAAGTTCTTGAGAGCTTCTTAAAAAGAGTAGAAGAGATAGAATCGATAGCAATAAGCAAAGAAGGAATAAAAGGTGCTTACGCTATAAATGCTGGTCGAGAGATAAGAGTTATAGCAAATGCAAAGCTTGTAAATGACGATGAAGCGGTACTTTTAGCAAAAGAGATAGCTGAAGAAATTCAAGATAAAATTCAGTATCCGGGTGAAATAAAAGTAAATGTTATCAGAGAGCTTAGAGCTATAGAATTTGCTAAATAA
- a CDS encoding DedA family protein, whose product MQEMLNSLSAYGYIILFFYTLGGGMVAIIAAGLLSYAGKLDLTTCIVIAAISNFIGDSILFYLGRYNKQAILPYFKSHKRKLALAQILFKKYGDKIIFIKKYIYGLKTLVPLAIGLTKYSMKKFSIINAICSILWAVSLGLLSYLAGDLVSRLANYFGDSVFFFPVLMVVLLGIIWIYFSFATKKRNKI is encoded by the coding sequence ATGCAAGAGATGTTAAATAGCCTATCGGCTTATGGATATATAATTTTGTTTTTTTATACTCTTGGAGGAGGCATGGTAGCGATCATAGCTGCCGGGCTTCTTAGTTATGCTGGGAAACTAGATCTTACTACTTGTATAGTTATCGCTGCTATTTCAAATTTTATTGGTGATAGTATACTTTTTTATCTTGGTAGATATAATAAGCAAGCTATTTTGCCGTATTTTAAATCGCATAAAAGAAAGTTAGCTTTAGCTCAAATTTTATTTAAAAAATACGGAGATAAGATAATTTTCATTAAAAAATACATTTATGGATTAAAAACTCTAGTTCCTTTAGCTATCGGGCTTACAAAATATAGTATGAAAAAATTTAGCATTATAAATGCTATTTGTTCTATATTATGGGCAGTTTCTCTAGGACTTCTTAGCTATTTAGCAGGCGATCTCGTAAGTAGACTTGCTAATTATTTTGGCGATAGCGTGTTCTTCTTCCCTGTTTTGATGGTAGTTTTGCTTGGTATTATCTGGATATATTTTAGTTTTGCGACTAAAAAAAGGAACAAAATATGA
- a CDS encoding 5-formyltetrahydrofolate cyclo-ligase, whose product MVVKFEKSSYRKFAKEKLRKIIKFRAKSFSYKINNELLNLIKHLKVRNVLIFTPLAYEPDLLKLRRKLSKNHNIFIPFMVDKSLKMVKLRLPFKISKFNVKEANNSNAFLKSIDLAVIPVVGVDGNMARIGHGMGYYDRFFAELSYTPITVFVQIEDFYIKEKICSLHDITCDFYITPTKKYIKKVSYDRSCSRDRRWTHRDRRWISCG is encoded by the coding sequence ATGGTCGTTAAATTTGAAAAAAGTAGTTATAGAAAATTTGCAAAAGAGAAATTGAGAAAAATTATTAAATTTAGAGCAAAATCTTTTAGCTATAAAATCAACAATGAACTTTTAAATTTAATAAAGCATCTTAAAGTGCGTAATGTGCTTATTTTTACGCCTCTTGCATATGAACCAGATCTGTTGAAACTAAGACGAAAACTATCTAAAAATCATAATATCTTTATCCCTTTTATGGTAGATAAAAGTTTAAAAATGGTAAAATTGAGACTGCCTTTTAAAATATCTAAATTTAATGTTAAAGAGGCAAACAATTCAAATGCTTTTTTAAAAAGTATTGATCTAGCTGTTATTCCTGTGGTTGGGGTTGACGGAAATATGGCTAGGATAGGACACGGAATGGGGTATTACGATAGATTTTTTGCTGAGCTTTCATATACGCCTATAACTGTTTTTGTCCAAATAGAGGATTTTTATATTAAAGAAAAAATTTGCAGTTTACACGATATAACGTGTGATTTTTATATAACCCCTACAAAAAAATATATTAAAAAGGTTAGTTATGATAGAAGTTGTAGTAGGGATCGGCGCTGGACTCATCGGGATCGGCGCTGGATATCTTGTGGCTAA
- a CDS encoding lipid-binding SYLF domain-containing protein, translating to MKKIFLGIVFCFSILFANDELLLDSANAYKVVLQTNSVPSAQLIEKSSAILVFPKFVKAGFILGATVGRGVMMVKQSDGWMPIGVKIGGASLGLQAGYESSYLVIYVLKKSIIQDIKDTKFTVGADASISFMDSGANRGKMSDFTFSNDMYAYSNNSGFFAGAKLGGSVITLDDRSKFDINSYGFNALIEAFMN from the coding sequence TTGAAAAAAATATTTTTAGGTATAGTTTTTTGTTTTAGTATATTATTTGCAAATGATGAACTTTTGCTAGATAGTGCAAATGCCTATAAGGTAGTTTTGCAAACAAATAGCGTACCTTCTGCTCAACTAATAGAAAAATCAAGCGCCATACTAGTTTTTCCTAAATTTGTAAAAGCGGGATTTATACTAGGCGCAACAGTCGGGCGCGGCGTTATGATGGTAAAACAGAGTGATGGCTGGATGCCTATCGGTGTAAAAATAGGAGGCGCAAGTCTTGGTTTGCAAGCAGGTTATGAGAGTAGTTATTTAGTTATTTACGTACTTAAAAAAAGCATTATTCAAGATATCAAAGATACTAAATTTACAGTAGGAGCCGATGCTTCTATCAGTTTTATGGATAGCGGGGCAAATAGAGGAAAAATGAGTGATTTCACGTTCTCAAACGATATGTATGCGTATTCAAATAATAGCGGATTTTTTGCCGGAGCAAAACTTGGCGGTTCGGTTATAACTTTAGACGATAGATCTAAATTTGATATAAATTCTTACGGATTTAACGCTTTGATAGAAGCATTTATGAACTAA
- the radA gene encoding DNA repair protein RadA: protein MAKVKTIFECEACGNQQSKWMGKCPGCGAWESFVELSSEQIKAIKEISKPSVSTANAKPITQIEIEKISRQSTGDAELDLVLGGGVVNGSLVLIGGSPGIGKSTLLLKIGSNLANSGEKVLYVSGEESSTQIKLRANRLDANSENLYLLTEINLDSILAEISKKEYKVLIIDSIQTLYSDKITSAPGSISQIREITFELMRLAKREDISVFIIGHITKEGSIAGPRILEHMVDVVLYFEGDNSTELRMLRGFKNRFGSTSEVGIFEMKSSGLISSKDATSKFFTRGIAISGSAITVTMEGSRALIVEIQALVCESNYPKRSSTGFDKNRLDMILALLERKLEIPLGHYDVFINVTGGVKINETACDLAVVAAIISSFRNRPISKESLFIGELSLNGEIREIFNLDTRLKEASMQKFKNVVAPNKPIEDSKLKIFVAKEISQVLEWM, encoded by the coding sequence ATGGCAAAAGTTAAAACAATATTTGAGTGCGAGGCGTGCGGAAATCAACAAAGCAAATGGATGGGTAAATGCCCTGGGTGCGGTGCTTGGGAAAGTTTTGTAGAGCTTAGTAGTGAACAGATAAAAGCTATAAAAGAAATTTCAAAACCATCTGTTAGTACTGCGAATGCAAAACCTATAACACAGATAGAAATAGAAAAAATTTCACGTCAAAGCACAGGCGACGCCGAACTTGATCTTGTTTTAGGAGGCGGAGTAGTAAATGGCTCATTAGTATTAATAGGCGGAAGTCCGGGAATAGGCAAATCAACCCTTCTTTTAAAAATCGGTTCAAATTTAGCAAATAGCGGTGAAAAAGTACTATACGTAAGTGGAGAAGAAAGCTCCACTCAGATCAAGCTTAGAGCTAACAGACTAGATGCAAATAGTGAAAATTTATATCTTTTAACAGAGATAAATCTGGATTCTATTTTGGCTGAAATATCGAAAAAAGAGTACAAAGTATTGATAATAGACTCTATACAAACTTTATATAGCGATAAAATCACTTCTGCCCCCGGATCAATCTCGCAAATACGCGAAATCACCTTTGAGCTTATGCGTCTTGCAAAAAGAGAGGATATATCTGTTTTTATAATAGGTCATATCACAAAAGAAGGTTCGATAGCAGGACCAAGAATACTTGAACATATGGTTGATGTAGTGCTATATTTTGAAGGAGATAATAGCACGGAGCTTAGAATGCTGCGTGGATTTAAAAATAGATTTGGTTCTACTAGCGAAGTTGGAATATTCGAGATGAAAAGTTCAGGACTAATTAGCTCTAAAGATGCTACCAGTAAATTTTTTACAAGAGGAATTGCTATAAGCGGATCTGCCATAACCGTCACCATGGAAGGAAGTCGCGCACTCATAGTAGAAATTCAAGCTCTAGTCTGTGAAAGCAACTATCCAAAAAGAAGTTCAACCGGATTTGATAAAAATCGCCTTGATATGATACTTGCTTTATTAGAGCGAAAACTTGAAATTCCGCTTGGGCATTATGACGTATTTATAAACGTAACTGGCGGCGTAAAGATAAACGAAACTGCTTGTGATCTAGCGGTAGTAGCGGCTATAATATCAAGTTTTAGAAACAGGCCTATCAGCAAAGAGAGTTTATTTATAGGAGAACTGAGTTTAAACGGCGAAATAAGAGAGATTTTCAATCTTGATACAAGGCTAAAAGAGGCTAGTATGCAAAAATTTAAAAACGTAGTTGCTCCAAACAAACCGATAGAAGACTCAAAATTAAAAATATTTGTAGCAAAAGAGATATCTCAAGTATTAGAGTGGATGTAA
- a CDS encoding sugar transferase → MNTKNLKTGKLKSFIASSFLVLSDASVIYLSLILASYLVNLFSGESVYIGSLYVFYAINILLFFYSQLYTKRFDFWHESRVALRNCFFGAAIILFVLTSSNLDFPRPVFVLSFLFMVFFLPISKFILKRVLYHTGLWKKPARIMGQSGEFEESVFENHYLGYIKSDKDYETLFVCSNGLNAVMLNKIVEQNLKNHREIIFTPVLKEYDFSCSTIYSIFNSRTSLFSIENSLLNPINALLKMLLDFIIFIILLPIFSIVLGVIVLAMKIAEPHEKVFFAQNRLGKDGKIFKCFKLRTMKSDQSFMDEFLKNNPDEVAYYAKYHKFKNDPRITKIGAFLRATSLDELPQLFNVIKFEMSVVGPRPYMINERHQMGKDRYLILALRPGITGLWQVSGRSDTDFETRVKLDVWYVKNWSLYNDIIILIKTFKSVILRSGAK, encoded by the coding sequence ATGAATACGAAAAATTTAAAAACGGGTAAGCTAAAAAGCTTCATAGCCTCATCTTTTCTGGTTTTAAGTGATGCTTCGGTAATTTATTTATCGCTTATTTTAGCTAGTTATTTAGTAAATTTGTTTAGCGGTGAAAGTGTTTATATAGGTAGTTTATATGTTTTTTATGCTATTAATATTTTACTATTTTTTTATAGCCAACTATATACGAAAAGATTTGATTTTTGGCACGAAAGTAGAGTAGCTTTGCGTAACTGTTTTTTCGGCGCGGCTATTATTTTGTTTGTTTTGACAAGCTCAAACTTAGATTTTCCAAGACCTGTTTTTGTACTTAGTTTTTTGTTTATGGTGTTTTTTTTACCCATTAGTAAATTTATACTAAAAAGAGTTTTATATCACACTGGATTATGGAAAAAACCGGCTAGAATTATGGGACAAAGCGGCGAATTCGAAGAGTCTGTTTTTGAAAATCACTATTTAGGTTATATAAAATCGGACAAAGATTACGAAACGCTTTTTGTATGTAGCAATGGATTAAACGCTGTTATGCTAAATAAAATAGTCGAGCAAAATTTAAAAAATCATAGAGAGATTATATTTACTCCGGTTTTAAAAGAGTATGATTTTTCTTGCTCTACTATATATAGTATATTTAACTCGAGAACTAGCCTTTTTAGCATAGAAAACTCGCTTTTAAATCCTATAAATGCGCTGCTTAAAATGCTGCTTGATTTTATAATTTTTATTATTTTATTACCTATTTTTTCTATCGTTTTAGGAGTTATTGTTTTGGCTATGAAAATAGCAGAGCCCCATGAAAAGGTATTTTTTGCACAAAATAGACTCGGTAAAGACGGTAAAATATTTAAATGTTTCAAGCTTAGAACTATGAAAAGCGATCAAAGTTTTATGGATGAGTTTTTGAAAAATAATCCGGATGAGGTCGCTTATTACGCCAAATATCATAAATTTAAAAACGACCCTCGAATTACAAAAATAGGAGCTTTTTTGCGTGCTACTTCACTTGATGAGCTGCCTCAGCTTTTTAATGTTATTAAATTTGAAATGAGCGTTGTAGGACCTAGACCGTATATGATCAATGAACGCCATCAAATGGGCAAGGATCGTTATCTTATACTTGCTTTAAGACCGGGAATCACCGGACTTTGGCAAGTAAGCGGTAGAAGCGATACGGATTTTGAAACTAGGGTAAAGCTTGATGTATGGTATGTAAAAAATTGGTCATTATATAATGATATCATTATACTTATAAAAACGTTTAAAAGCGTTATTTTAAGAAGCGGTGCTAAATAG
- the ftsY gene encoding signal recognition particle-docking protein FtsY gives MFGFLKKGLEKTINAVASNRPQDKKITKDILEELLLEADVPYEITEEIIYYLPPKDIVSKDDLTRVMQTYFLYDNKKIEAKPFIQMIIGVNGAGKTTTIAKLANLYKTSGKSVLLGASDTFRAGAVEQIKLWANKLDVPIIASSQGHDPAAVAFDTISSAVAKRYDYAIIDTAGRLQNQKNLASELEKIVRISNKAFEGAPHQKILVLDSTQGSAGVAQAKAFNDIVKIDGVIITKLDGTSKGGALFGVARELELPILYIGVGERMEDLIKFDAKEFVDTICDAIYLDK, from the coding sequence ATGTTTGGATTTCTAAAAAAGGGTTTAGAAAAAACTATAAACGCAGTTGCCTCCAATAGACCACAAGACAAAAAAATAACAAAAGATATTCTCGAAGAGCTACTACTAGAAGCCGACGTACCATATGAAATCACTGAAGAAATAATCTACTACCTGCCTCCAAAAGATATAGTAAGCAAAGATGATTTGACTAGAGTTATGCAGACTTATTTTTTATATGATAACAAAAAAATCGAAGCAAAACCATTTATTCAAATGATAATCGGAGTTAATGGAGCTGGAAAAACAACAACTATAGCAAAACTTGCAAATTTATATAAAACTAGCGGCAAAAGTGTACTTTTAGGTGCTAGTGATACATTTAGGGCAGGAGCCGTAGAACAGATAAAACTCTGGGCAAACAAATTAGACGTGCCTATAATAGCCTCATCTCAAGGACATGATCCTGCAGCAGTAGCTTTTGATACTATTAGCTCGGCAGTCGCTAAAAGATATGATTACGCGATAATAGATACTGCAGGAAGACTTCAAAACCAAAAAAATTTAGCAAGCGAACTAGAAAAAATAGTTAGAATATCAAATAAAGCATTTGAGGGCGCTCCGCATCAAAAAATTCTAGTTCTTGATAGTACACAAGGCAGTGCCGGAGTCGCTCAAGCAAAAGCTTTTAACGATATAGTTAAAATAGACGGAGTTATAATAACAAAATTAGACGGCACTTCAAAAGGCGGAGCACTATTTGGCGTAGCAAGAGAGCTCGAGCTTCCTATATTATATATAGGCGTTGGTGAGCGCATGGAAGATCTTATTAAATTTGATGCAAAAGAGTTTGTAGATACTATATGTGACGCCATATACTTGGATAAATAA
- a CDS encoding TlpA family protein disulfide reductase — protein MKSRSLIIAFLLIFAYGCSKEGKNEETAMEGSSSAVIGEDYSRAFSLSLNSGETLYMQRNQKGFDIEDNNKAVLFAFFATWCPPCKAEIPYLVNLQDKFEKNLRVVGVLMEDRTNDEIKEFIKMYNINYDIAYGDNNYFFAKALGGVVGIPFMVLYYPDGKYANAYTGMVPLEMLESDVKKVIL, from the coding sequence ATGAAATCAAGAAGCTTAATTATAGCATTTTTACTTATCTTTGCATACGGATGTAGCAAAGAAGGAAAAAACGAAGAAACAGCGATGGAAGGAAGCAGCAGTGCAGTTATAGGTGAAGATTATAGCAGAGCATTTTCACTATCTTTAAATAGCGGAGAAACTTTATATATGCAAAGAAATCAAAAAGGCTTTGATATAGAAGACAACAACAAAGCTGTTTTATTTGCATTTTTTGCGACTTGGTGTCCTCCTTGCAAAGCAGAAATACCGTATCTTGTAAATTTACAAGATAAATTTGAAAAAAATCTAAGAGTAGTTGGCGTTTTAATGGAAGATAGAACTAATGACGAGATTAAAGAATTTATCAAAATGTACAATATAAATTACGATATAGCTTACGGCGACAATAATTACTTTTTTGCTAAAGCTCTTGGAGGAGTTGTCGGGATACCTTTTATGGTGCTGTATTATCCAGATGGAAAGTATGCAAATGCATACACTGGAATGGTTCCTTTGGAGATGTTAGAATCTGATGTGAAAAAGGTAATTTTATAA